From the Megalops cyprinoides isolate fMegCyp1 chromosome 21, fMegCyp1.pri, whole genome shotgun sequence genome, one window contains:
- the LOC118768684 gene encoding prenylated Rab acceptor protein 1-like isoform X2, which translates to MAGKAVDPFAMDAGEQTGGPPAGKMWLPRGLSGSVAKEWFERRRMAMQPWAGFVDQRRFSKPRNFGELCQRVVRNLDTYHSNYTFIFLGLILYCIISSPMLLLALAVFVGAFYIIHLKSLESKLVVFGREVTGVHQLTLAGAVSSPVFWLAGAGTAVFWVLGATLAVIGSHAAFRELDGADMDELMMEPV; encoded by the exons ATGGCGGGTAAAGCAGTGGACCCTTTCGCTATGGATGCTGGGGAGCAAACTGGAGGACCTCCAGCAGGAAA GATGTGGTTGCCGAGAGGCCTCTCGGGAAGCGTGGCGAAGGAGTGGTTCGAGCGCCGTCGCATGGCCATGCAGCCATGGGCGGGGTTTGTCGACCAGCGGCGGTTTTCCAAGCCGCGAAACTTTGGGGAGCTCTGTCAGAGGGTTGTCCGTAACCTGGACACCTACCACAGCAACTACACCTTCATCTTTCTGGGCCTCATCCTCTACTGCAT CATCAGTTCTCCCATGCTGCTGCTAGCCCTGGCTGTATTTGTAGGCGCTTTCTACATCATTCACCTCAAGTCTTTGGAGTCCAAGCTGGTGGTGTTTG GGAGAGAGGTTACAGGGGTACACCAGCTCACCCTGGCAGGAGCTGTGTCCTCTCCTGTGTTCTGGTTGGCTGGAGCTGGAACTGCAGTCTTCTGGGTACTGG GGGCTACgctggctgtgattggctcccACGCAGCATTCCGAGAGCTGGACGGCGCTGATATGGACGAGCTCATGATGGAACctgtctga
- the LOC118768684 gene encoding prenylated Rab acceptor protein 1-like isoform X1, which produces MAGKAVDPFAMDAGEQTGGPPAGNRMWLPRGLSGSVAKEWFERRRMAMQPWAGFVDQRRFSKPRNFGELCQRVVRNLDTYHSNYTFIFLGLILYCIISSPMLLLALAVFVGAFYIIHLKSLESKLVVFGREVTGVHQLTLAGAVSSPVFWLAGAGTAVFWVLGATLAVIGSHAAFRELDGADMDELMMEPV; this is translated from the exons ATGGCGGGTAAAGCAGTGGACCCTTTCGCTATGGATGCTGGGGAGCAAACTGGAGGACCTCCAGCAGGAAA CAGGATGTGGTTGCCGAGAGGCCTCTCGGGAAGCGTGGCGAAGGAGTGGTTCGAGCGCCGTCGCATGGCCATGCAGCCATGGGCGGGGTTTGTCGACCAGCGGCGGTTTTCCAAGCCGCGAAACTTTGGGGAGCTCTGTCAGAGGGTTGTCCGTAACCTGGACACCTACCACAGCAACTACACCTTCATCTTTCTGGGCCTCATCCTCTACTGCAT CATCAGTTCTCCCATGCTGCTGCTAGCCCTGGCTGTATTTGTAGGCGCTTTCTACATCATTCACCTCAAGTCTTTGGAGTCCAAGCTGGTGGTGTTTG GGAGAGAGGTTACAGGGGTACACCAGCTCACCCTGGCAGGAGCTGTGTCCTCTCCTGTGTTCTGGTTGGCTGGAGCTGGAACTGCAGTCTTCTGGGTACTGG GGGCTACgctggctgtgattggctcccACGCAGCATTCCGAGAGCTGGACGGCGCTGATATGGACGAGCTCATGATGGAACctgtctga